agttgtgaagacaattctagttaatacgcaagtcgttcagcaaaggcaataaagacacgtaattcataagtccagaagcaagtcatgcattcgagttttactagtattattttccaTCCTTGGCCTTGaaaaaaataaccgttgtgaccgttgactaggcagcatgttgtaacgttttcaaaaggacgggggttacataATGCTCATGCTACTACAAAAAAGATAATAGACACGTCCAATAGAAACGGGTTTCTATGAGCTTAATATAATCCCATTTTTAAAAGGTTTTAGAAACAGGTTTATTTGGATGAAACATATCTCTATTTCAAGAAACACCCGCAAAAGTATAAACACGTCTTATAAGAATGAAACCAGTTTCTATTCCACACTTTAGAGACGGGCTATATAATCAAAACGGTTTGTTTTCTATAAGACCGGCGTGTTTAGTAGAACCGGTCTTCATATCTACTATGTACGCATCGTGTATATCAACATATTTGTCTATTCCTATTTTTTTTCTCAACTGTTGTTAATATCCAACTCAAAAGTTATGATATCCAACCGTCCATCAATTTTTGGGGAAATAATACACATTCATCTCCATCCCCACTATAAACCCGGCCTACCTCTCGCAACTATCTTCAATCGCCATCGTTATTCCGTCGAAACTACAACTGCATCTTTCATCAATTTTTGCAGTTTATTGACATCGAAACGAATGTATATCCTAACATTTGGTTTCGTCAATTTTGCAGTTGTTTGTGTTGTTTAGAATTTATTTTGGAGTTTTTGTTTGTAGTCTATTTGATTCAAAGGTTATCATTTGGTCTGATTACCGTAATTTTTAGTCTAGGTGGGTACCTAAATGTGATCCGGTTATATAATTCACAATATGCAGTTTTGTGATTTGGTATTCACCTTTTATGTTTTTATTCAAATACGGAGTACTTAATTACATTTAAGTAACAGAAGATAAGGAATTTTGAGTATAAATTCCATTTACTTGTGAATGGATGGTTACATGTAATTGACACCCCCATCTGCTTACATTATATAAAATTGTACTTTAAATATGTGGTTGTGTTTAAGTATGTCTTGAACTTGATAGGTTAAACGGAGAGCATTCACCTTACAGTTGCTGCCATCTCCAAACCTCATCACTATGGTACATTTAAACAagctttaactttacatttacttataTTGTCTTTATATTGTCGCTCCTAGGGGTGTACGTTCGATCGGCTTATGATTACATTGTTGTAATTGGTTTGAATAAATCGGTTTATTTGGGTCAGTTTATCATTAAACCGGATTTAAAATTCGGGGACTATATGCATCATTTGTGTCTCTCAATCAATACTTTTGGATTTTCTTCTTAAAATTTTATCCTAAAAACGTAAGAGTTTTATTATGCTTATACAATTCAATGTTAGCTTGTTTTCAAATTATAACATGTCGATATTGACATCCTTTTAGGATTCATGAAGATGTTCGTTGGATTTTTCTTAAGGTAAATTTTCTTCATTTTTAGACTtttttgtgccgttggtccctcgaTTATACTCCAAAAAGTGGACAGCGTCCCTTTCATTTTTTTTTCTGCTTACAGCATCCCTCCATTATCACATTTAAGCATACCGAGTCCCTCCATCAACTTTTCGTTAAAAAGGTCCGTTAACCCTTGTCATGtgacttgcatgtgagggtaaaatcgtccttttcacttcttcttcatcttcttcacttaAATAGAGGGACCACTGAcgcaattttttttataatttatatatttttaatttctaaaaaaaaacaaaaaaaaaaactttgtggCGAATTTTCATATCTGAGAttagaaaatataaatatttacgtattttCATATCTGAGAtaagaaaatataaatatttacttgAATTTATAAATATTTTCTCTTATAATTTTCATATCAGATCAAGTTACTTACTTGAGGATTTAAACAACAAATTAATCACAGATTCCTGATCTAGAACAGTTTCCTAACACTCGTTCATCATTAAGTCGAATTATCAGCAACAAATTTGTGGCGAATTAGATCGAGTTCTTCCTTTGTATTCGTCTTATGGTGATTTGGTCTCAAGAGTGATTCAGACACTTTCAGAACGAATTAAACACATATTATGATTCCTTATCGATCACTCAAGCTATATGAAGCTTCAAATCCGATTGAGAAACAACACAGAAGTACagatttcgaagtcaaacttttgttcttcGTGGTCAACGATTTGATTCGA
This genomic window from Rutidosis leptorrhynchoides isolate AG116_Rl617_1_P2 chromosome 2, CSIRO_AGI_Rlap_v1, whole genome shotgun sequence contains:
- the LOC139891864 gene encoding uncharacterized protein → MKPVSIPHFRDGLYNQNGLFSIRPACLVEPVFISTMLNGEHSPYSCCHLQTSSLCDTNKKGGWECGYYVMRWMNGSSILNKRIFHKLSLGTVQTHTKRRS